A genome region from Bacteroidota bacterium includes the following:
- a CDS encoding ATP-binding protein has product MCILTLVSFFPFLVYLALGIYTFSKNPNSILNRRFFISCMGFAVWALGFTLFYMAKNEDAASFWIKFARIGFLIQPAALLLFFMALIKEKRRWLQNLLYIPSLFFILEYLSSNVVISNPGVRQLAVITNQSPWWPFLLNAYCYSYTLISLLLVIIWGKRNPDKKKKQLVRWITGAFVLYVLSDSFCDIFLKNQPDIDHIFALFWAIPIWIIIERFDLMVLTPRRAANEILSNMKEFIFFINREGEITLSNKYTESSLGYGSSEICGKPVDSLFSDGSEMIEKIKNSKSIKIDYPGIYLKSKNDAPIPVTLSASKIKDKLGNLLGTIILAKDIRQEISLHQEIEKCNAIEKELIREKEKAEKADHLKSAFLANMSHEIRTPMNGILGFAEILRKPNLSQEKKEKYLNVINSSGEHLLNLLNDIINISKIEAGQIELSESKIKLNDILLNIASLFSTSKTNRKKTKVLIKISHEMLEEDPCILADGFRLKQILINLIGNAIKFSNSIDGKVEFGYEYINGTEEELHDNQATDHTHIRFFVSDNGIGLSPQQQELIFNRFVQADDSISKRYGGAGLGLAITKGLVDLFEGKIWVESKAGKGSTFFFTIPLNRVNS; this is encoded by the coding sequence ATGTGCATATTAACTTTAGTCTCATTTTTCCCCTTTTTAGTCTATTTAGCTCTTGGCATTTATACCTTCTCAAAAAATCCCAACTCAATACTAAACCGTAGATTTTTTATTTCCTGCATGGGATTTGCAGTCTGGGCCTTGGGATTTACCCTGTTTTATATGGCCAAAAATGAAGACGCTGCCAGCTTTTGGATCAAATTTGCCCGAATTGGATTTTTGATTCAACCTGCAGCCCTCCTGTTGTTTTTCATGGCTCTGATTAAAGAAAAAAGAAGATGGCTACAAAATTTACTTTATATCCCGTCCTTATTTTTCATCCTGGAATATCTAAGTTCAAATGTGGTTATCTCAAATCCCGGAGTCAGGCAATTGGCTGTCATTACAAACCAGTCACCATGGTGGCCATTTCTTTTAAATGCCTACTGTTATTCCTATACATTAATAAGCCTTCTGCTGGTCATCATCTGGGGGAAAAGGAATCCGGATAAAAAGAAAAAACAACTTGTGCGGTGGATTACCGGAGCTTTTGTACTGTATGTGCTGAGCGATTCATTCTGTGACATATTCCTTAAAAACCAGCCAGATATTGATCATATATTCGCCCTTTTCTGGGCAATCCCGATTTGGATTATCATAGAACGCTTCGATTTGATGGTTCTTACTCCCAGGAGAGCAGCCAACGAAATATTATCAAACATGAAAGAATTTATATTTTTCATCAATCGTGAAGGCGAAATCACTTTATCCAATAAATATACAGAAAGCTCATTGGGGTACGGATCTTCCGAGATCTGCGGGAAACCTGTCGATTCGTTATTCTCAGATGGTTCTGAAATGATTGAAAAAATTAAAAACTCAAAATCTATTAAAATAGATTACCCGGGAATTTATTTGAAATCCAAAAATGATGCGCCTATTCCGGTTACACTTTCTGCATCAAAAATAAAAGATAAACTTGGAAATCTTTTAGGGACTATAATCCTTGCAAAAGACATACGTCAGGAAATATCCCTTCATCAAGAAATAGAAAAATGCAATGCCATTGAAAAAGAATTAATTCGGGAAAAAGAAAAAGCCGAAAAAGCCGATCATCTCAAGTCTGCTTTCCTGGCCAACATGTCGCACGAAATCAGAACACCCATGAATGGCATCCTTGGTTTTGCGGAAATATTAAGAAAACCCAACCTCAGCCAGGAGAAAAAAGAAAAATACCTTAATGTAATAAATTCCAGCGGCGAACATCTTTTAAACTTATTGAACGATATCATCAATATTTCCAAAATAGAGGCGGGACAAATCGAACTATCCGAATCCAAAATCAAACTTAATGACATTTTGCTGAATATAGCTTCCCTGTTTAGTACCAGTAAGACAAACAGGAAAAAGACGAAGGTGCTGATCAAAATCTCTCATGAAATGCTGGAAGAAGATCCCTGTATCCTGGCAGATGGATTCCGTTTAAAACAAATTTTAATAAACCTGATTGGGAACGCGATAAAATTCAGCAATTCCATAGATGGAAAAGTAGAATTCGGATATGAATATATTAACGGCACTGAAGAAGAGCTGCATGATAATCAAGCCACAGACCATACCCACATCAGGTTCTTTGTATCTGATAACGGTATAGGATTATCCCCGCAACAACAGGAATTAATTTTCAATCGCTTTGTACAGGCCGATGACTCCATCTCAAAAAGATATGGCGGAGCAGGATTGGGACTGGCTATAACTAAAGGGCTGGTCGATCTTTTCGAAGGTAAAATTTGGGTTGAATCAAAGGCAGGAAAAGGTTCCACATTTTTCTTTACAATTCCCCTGAACAGAGTAAATTCATGA
- a CDS encoding response regulator, producing the protein MNSDPILLIEDNADDELLTIRAIKKNNILNQVIVAHDGKEALELLFAEGENKCQACEPKVILLDLNLPKISGLDVLKAIREDQRTRNYPVVILTSSKEEEDIKKSYTLGANSYIRKPVDFDQFTDTIKQLGSYWLQLNETI; encoded by the coding sequence ATGAATTCAGACCCCATTCTTTTGATTGAAGATAATGCTGATGATGAATTGCTCACTATACGGGCGATAAAGAAAAATAATATTCTAAACCAGGTGATTGTCGCACATGATGGCAAAGAAGCTCTTGAATTGCTTTTTGCTGAAGGGGAAAATAAATGCCAGGCCTGCGAACCGAAAGTCATTTTACTTGACTTAAATCTTCCAAAGATTAGTGGATTGGATGTTCTCAAAGCCATCAGGGAGGATCAGAGGACAAGAAACTATCCCGTTGTAATTCTAACTTCATCCAAAGAAGAAGAGGATATAAAAAAAAGTTATACCTTGGGAGCGAACAGCTATATCCGTAAACCGGTTGACTTTGACCAGTTTACAGACACTATCAAACAATTGGGATCATATTGGCTTCAACTAAA